The DNA region AGACGCAACTTCGTACGCACCCGACGAGTTCCCCGGGTTCCGTTCGGTCTCGGCCTCGTGGCTCGTCAGAGATTGGGACGAGATCTTGTGGACCCGTTACCTGCCGTACAACGCCGCAGAGCTCGATGAAGATGGCGGCCTCGACGCCGCGGGATTGACGCGGGCCGAGGGACTCGCGGCCGATGATCCTGAGACCCAGCAAGAGCGAGCCGAAAGCCTTCAGGGGTTCTTCGCCGATCTCACCGAGAACGTTGGCGCCGAGACCATCGCGACGCCAGAAAATGGGGGCGATCCGCTCGATTTCGATACCCCTGCCGTAAGGAGCACGTACGCCGATGGGTCGACAACCTCTGATCACTACGGCTTCATGGTCGGGCACTGCTTCGAGCAGCCCGCCGAGCCAGTCGACTGGAAGGCACTCGCGGGTTCGCTCACTGCCGAGGGGTGGCACGAGGTGCGATACGCCGAGGGCGCCCTCGCCGCAGTGCACCCGAACAAGAACATCGGGGTGGTCTACGATCACGAGGGCGCCCTGTGTGTCGCCGCGCGCACGCCCTACTGGTGGGGCGAGCTGTACTAAGCGTTACTTGCCGGTGAGCGCATCACCGAGCACGCCGAGGTTGTACTCGAGGTACCGCAGGTAGGTGTTTGCCTCGGGTGCGTCGTCGCCGCCAATCTCGTCAGAGTAGATGGGGCGGTCGAAGATGGGCACTCCAGTCTCGGCCGAGACCATCTCCATGGGGCGGCGGTCAACGTTCGATTCAACGATGAGGTTTGCCACCTTCACGCCCTTGAGCTGGTCGATGAGGGTCACGAGCTGCTGGCCCGAGCCGTTCTCATCAGTGTCGATCTCCCAGATGTAGTACTCGGTGATGTCGTACTGATCGGCAAGGTACTGGAAGGCCCGCTCGCTCGTGACGAGCACGCGCTCCTCCTCGGGAATCGCGTCGAAGGTCTCGTCGTACTCGGCCTCGATCGCGGTGAGCTTCTCGAGGTACTCGTCGGCCTGCTGTTGGTATTCGTCGGTGTGGTCGGGGTCAGCCTCGATGAGCCCGTCACGAATCGTCTCGGCCATGACGAAGCCGACGTTCGGGTCGATGAAAGCGTGCGGGTTGACCTGCGAGTCGGCTTCGCCCTCGCCGAGGTGCATCGGTTCGACGTCGCGTGATACCTCGACAACGGTGCTCTTCTCGGGTGCCGCCGAGGCCTCCATGCGTGAGAACCAGCCGGTGTCGCCACCCTCGAGGTTCAGTCCGTTATAAAAGAGCACGTCGGCCTGCGAGACCGCCTTCAGATCGTCTGGCAGCGGTTCATACTCGTGCGGATCAGTGCCCGTGGGCACGAGGTTGTGTACCTCGACGTAGTCGCCTCCGATCGACTGCACCATGTCTTCAAGAATGGTGAATGAGGTGATGACCTTGAGCTTTTCGGCCGGTTCGTCACTCTGCTCGGCATTCGCGCTGCAGCCCATGACAAAGAGCATGGGCACCGCGATGAGCGCCCCCAAGAGGCGTTTCATTGCGCCACTCCTTTTCGTTCGGTTGTTCGAATATTTCTGGTGATGATGCCCTGGCTCGGCGAGAAGAGCAACGCGAGCAGGAAGAAGAGGGTGGCCACGAGCGCGATGACGGGGCCCGAGGGCAGGTTCAGTTCGAAGCTCACGATGATGCCGACGAACGAGCTCACGGCGCCGAGGCTCGCGGCGATCACGAGCATCGCGGGCAGCCGCTTGACGAGCAGCAGGGCGGTGGCGGCCGGGGTCACGAGCAACGAGATGACGAGCACAACGCCCACGGTCTGCATTGAGGTGACGGTCACGAGCGTGAGCATGACGAGCACGAGGTACTGCAGTCGCTTCGTCTTGAAACCGTACACCTCGGCGCTCGCAGGGTCGAAGCTCGAGACGACGAGCTCTTTGTAGAGCAAGAGCACGGTAACGAGCACCACGGTACCCACGATGATCGAGACGATCATGTCTTCGGTGCGCACGGCAAGCACGTTGCCGAAGAGAATCGAGTTGAGGTCGATCGCGCTCTTGGCGTGGGCGATGAGCACGATGCCGAGCGCAAACATTGACGAGAGCATGATGCCCATGGCCGCGTCTTGCTTCACGCGGGTGCGGTTTTGAATGAACCCCACGCCGAGCGCCGCGCAGAGGCCCGCGACCATCGCGCCCCAGAAGAAGTTGATGCCCAAGAGGTACGAGACCGCGACGCCGGGCACGACCGCGTGAGAAATCGCGTCACCCATAAGGGCGAGGCCACGCAGCATGACGAGGCTGCCGATGACACCGCTAATGACGCCGGTGATGATCGAGACGACGAGGGCTTTTTGCAAGAACTCGTAGGCAAAGATATCGATGAGAAACTGCATTATGCGGCCGCACCTCCCGCCGGCGCGTGGCCTGCGCCGAGATGTGGAATGCCAAAGACTCGCTCGAGGTTGCCCGCGGTGAACGTGCTCTCGGCGGGCCCGATGGCCTGAATGCCCCGGTTGACGAGCGCGACCCAGTCGCAGTAGTCGAGCACGGTCATGAGGTCGTGGTGCACCATGACGACGGTTACGCCGCGGGCCTTGAGCCCCTTCAGCACGCTCACGATGTTGCGCTCGCTCGCGGCGTCGACGCCCTGAAATGGCTCGTCCATGATGAGCAGCTCTGGCTCTTGCACGAGCGCCCTCGCGAGCAGCACACGCTGGCGCTGGCCGCCCGAGAGCTGGCCGATGGGGCGGCCAGCGAGATCGCCCAGCTCGACGAGTTCGAGCGCCTCGCGCGCCTGCTGCTTGTGCGCCTTGCGCGGGCGCTTGACCCAACCGAGGCCCGGGTAGGTGCCCATGAGCACGACGTCGAGCACGGTGACGGGAAAGGTGGGGTCGAGCGTGAGCGACTGTGGCATGTAGGCCACCTTTGAGCGCACCGCGTCGAGGGGGCTCCCGAGAAACTCGACGTGCCCCGACGACTCTGGCAGCAGGCCAAGCGCCGCTTTGAGCAGCGTTGATTTGCCAGCACCGTTGGGCCCGACAACGCCCAACACGACGCCCCGTGGCACGTCGAATGAGACGCCGTCGAGCACGGTGTCGTGGCGGTAGGCCGCAGTGAGGTCACGAACGTGAACCGCGGGTTGCAAGATGTTTTGAGTCATGGCGAAACTTAAAGTTAGGTGCACCGAACTTTTCGGATTAGCTCCCACTGTAAATGCACTTCGCCCCATCGTCAAATTGCCCTGCGACTCTCGACAAACAACCCGATATCATGGCGATATCAGCTGTACCAAAGGAGTGCCGTGAATCGTGCCACCGTAACCGTGGGTGCCTCGCCGCTCACGGGTTTTCTTTTGGCGCTTGCTTCGGCAGGCAGCTTCGCCTTCTCGGGCATCTTCGCGAGCGCGCTCATCAGCGCCGGCTGGTCGCCAGGCGCCGCCGTCATCGCGCGCATTACCCTCGCGGCCCTCATCCTGCTTGTCCCGACCCTCATCATGATGCGCGGTAAGTGGCACCTCGTCGTGGCTGCATGGAAGCAGGTGCTGCTCTTCGGCATTCTCGCGGTCGCGGGCTGCCAGCTCGCCTTCTTTCTCGCGGTTGAGCACATCGCGCCGAGCCTCGCGCTGCTCATCGAGTTCATGGGCCCCGTGCTGCTCATGCTCTTCTTCTGGGCCCGCACCCGCATTGCCCCGCACCAGCTCACGTTGCTCGGCGCCGTCATCGCGATCGCCGGCCTCGTCACCATCTCGGGCCTCGCCGTGGGCAGCAGCCTGCACCCCCTCGGCATCTTCTTCGCGCTCATCGCGGCCGTCGGCAACGCAACCTACTTCGCAACGGGGGCCACGACCGAGCACGGCATCCCTCCTCTGCCCTTCGTCGGCATCGGGCTCGGCGTCGCGAGCGTATTTCTCATCGCAGCGAGCGCCGTGGGCGTGCTGCCCTTCACCACGTCGACCGCGCCGGTCATTCTCGCTGGCGCCGAGGTGCCGCTCTGGGTTCCCATCGCCGGCATGGCGCTCATCTCGACGGTCATCTCGTACGTGCTCGGGGTCGCAGCTTCTCGCCGGCTCGGCGCGACGGTCGCGAGTTTTACCGGCTACTCTGAGCCGCTCTTCGCCATCGCGTGGAGCATCATGCTGCTCGGCATCGCCCCAACGACAACCGAGTGGATCGGCGCCGCCCTCATCATCGGTGGCGTCGCCGCGGTGAAGGCGGGCGAGGTCGTGCGCACGCGAAGCCTGCCGAAGCTGTAGCCCGCGCTTCAGCCGCCCGTTGGCTCAGATGCTGAACCCTCCCGCCCGGTTTTAACAGCTTGCTCTGCAAAAATACGACGGGTATGCGAGGAGCACGATGAATAACACGGCACGAGAAACGCAGGGCGTTCGCTTGACCCAGAGCAGCAGTGCGCGCTCAGGGCAGGTTGCCTTGAGGGCGCTCTATGTGGTGCTGTGCCTCGCCTGCCTCGCGGCGGTTTTTGCCCTGCAGCACTTCGCCATTCACACGGCTCGAGGGCAGAGCTTCGACCAGAACATCATGACCGCGCTCAGCGAGCAGACGGGAACCGTCGCCTCGTACTTGAGGCGCGGGCTCAACACCACCGTGCCGGTCGCGGTGGGCGTGCTCGTCATCGTTGCCCTCATCGCGCTCTTCCAACGCAAGATGCGCACGCTCACCCAGGTGATCGTGGTGTTCGCGGGGGCGAACCTCACGGCTCAACTGCTCAAGCACGTGCTCATCGACCGGCCAACGCTCGTCGAGCACCTCGGGGTCTACGGCAACTCGTTTCCGTCGGGCCACGTCACGATCGCTGCGGCGGCTGCCGGAGTGCTCTTCTTCTCGACCTCGCACCGAAACGTCGCGGGAGTACTCACGGCACTCGCCGGCATCTGGGCCGTGCTCATCGGCATCGCCACGGTCGTGAGCGCGTGGCATCGCCCGAGCGACGTGCTCGGCGGCTTTCTCATCGTCGCCGCATGGGTCTTCGCCGCGCAGGCGCTGTGGGGGCCGGCTAAGTCGGCCTGATCCGCACCGCTACGCTTCGGGAACGCCCTGCTCGGCGATGCGCGTGTGGTGGTGAATCACCTCGGCGACCACGAAGTTAAACCACTTCTCAGCGAACACCGGGTCGAGGTGCGCGTCGGCCGCGAGCTCCTTCAGACGCGCCGTCTGCCGCGCCTCGCGAGCAAGGTCGGCGGGCGGCATCTGGTGCTTGGCCTTCAGCTCGCCGACCTGCTGCGTGCACCGAAACCGCTCCGCGAGCATATACATGAGCGAGGCGTCGATGTTATCGATGCTTGAGCGCAACCGCTCAAGCTCTGCCTGCGGATCGATTTCGGGCATCAGTACTCCTTATCGAGGCCAGCTACGTGACCGCTCTAGCCGAGCAGATCGTGCAGCTCAACCACCTGTTCACGCTCGGGGCCAACGCCCACTGCCGAGATGCGGGCGCCACTCATCGCTTCGAGCGCGCGAATGTACGCCTGCGCGTTCTCGGGCAGATCGGCGAACTCGCGGCAGTCAGAAATGTCTTCGTCCCAGCCGTCGAACTCTTCGTAGATCGGCTTCGCGTGGTGAAAGTCGGTCTGGTTGACGGGCATCTCGTCGTGGCGCACGCCGTTCACGTCGTAGGCGACGCACACGGGAATCTTCTTGAGACCAGAGAGCACGTCGAGCTTCGTGAGCACGAAGTCGGTCACGCCGTTGATGCGGGCCGAGTAGCGCGCGATCGGGGCGTCGTACCAGCCGCAACGACGCGGGCGGCCGGTCGTGGTGCCGAACTCGAAGCCCTGGTTGCGCAGGTAATCACCCGATTCGTCGAAGAGCTCGGTCGGGAACGGGCCCGAACCCACGCGCGTCGCGTAGGCCTTGACGACCGAGATGATGCGAGTGATCGCGTGCGGGGGCAGCCCCGAACCCGTCGATGCGCCGCCAGCGGTCGCGTTTGAAGAGGTGACGAACGGGTAGGTACCGTGGTCGATGTCGAGCATCGTTGCCTGGCCAGCCTCAAAGAGAATCGTCTTGTCGTCTTCGAGCGCGTTGTGCAGCAGCAGCCCGGTGTCGCAAACCATGGGCTCGAGCAGTTCGCGGTACGAGAGCAGCTCTTCAACAACCTCGTCGGCTTCGATGGCGCGACGGTTGTACATTTTCACGAGCATCTGGTTCTTCTGCGCGAGGGCCGCTTCGACCTTCTGGCGCAAAATACCCTCGTCGAAGATGTCCTGAATGCGAATGCCCACGCGGTTGATCTTGTCGGCGTAAGCCGGCCCGATGCCGCGACCGGTCGTGCCGATCTGGCGCTTGCCAAGGAAGCGCTCGGTGACCTTGTCGAGCGTGCGGTGGTACTGGGTGATGACGTGCGCGTTGGCGCTCACCTTGAGGCGCGAAACGTCGACACCTCGGCTGCTGAGCGCATCGAGCTCGCCCTTCAGCACCTCAATGTCGACGACAACGCCGTTGGCGATCACGGGAACAACGCCGGGCGTCAGGATGCCCGAGG from Leucobacter sp. UCMA 4100 includes:
- a CDS encoding metal ABC transporter solute-binding protein, Zn/Mn family encodes the protein MKRLLGALIAVPMLFVMGCSANAEQSDEPAEKLKVITSFTILEDMVQSIGGDYVEVHNLVPTGTDPHEYEPLPDDLKAVSQADVLFYNGLNLEGGDTGWFSRMEASAAPEKSTVVEVSRDVEPMHLGEGEADSQVNPHAFIDPNVGFVMAETIRDGLIEADPDHTDEYQQQADEYLEKLTAIEAEYDETFDAIPEEERVLVTSERAFQYLADQYDITEYYIWEIDTDENGSGQQLVTLIDQLKGVKVANLIVESNVDRRPMEMVSAETGVPIFDRPIYSDEIGGDDAPEANTYLRYLEYNLGVLGDALTGK
- a CDS encoding metal ABC transporter permease codes for the protein MQFLIDIFAYEFLQKALVVSIITGVISGVIGSLVMLRGLALMGDAISHAVVPGVAVSYLLGINFFWGAMVAGLCAALGVGFIQNRTRVKQDAAMGIMLSSMFALGIVLIAHAKSAIDLNSILFGNVLAVRTEDMIVSIIVGTVVLVTVLLLYKELVVSSFDPASAEVYGFKTKRLQYLVLVMLTLVTVTSMQTVGVVLVISLLVTPAATALLLVKRLPAMLVIAASLGAVSSFVGIIVSFELNLPSGPVIALVATLFFLLALLFSPSQGIITRNIRTTERKGVAQ
- a CDS encoding metal ABC transporter ATP-binding protein — encoded protein: MTQNILQPAVHVRDLTAAYRHDTVLDGVSFDVPRGVVLGVVGPNGAGKSTLLKAALGLLPESSGHVEFLGSPLDAVRSKVAYMPQSLTLDPTFPVTVLDVVLMGTYPGLGWVKRPRKAHKQQAREALELVELGDLAGRPIGQLSGGQRQRVLLARALVQEPELLIMDEPFQGVDAASERNIVSVLKGLKARGVTVVMVHHDLMTVLDYCDWVALVNRGIQAIGPAESTFTAGNLERVFGIPHLGAGHAPAGGAAA
- a CDS encoding EamA family transporter, whose translation is MNRATVTVGASPLTGFLLALASAGSFAFSGIFASALISAGWSPGAAVIARITLAALILLVPTLIMMRGKWHLVVAAWKQVLLFGILAVAGCQLAFFLAVEHIAPSLALLIEFMGPVLLMLFFWARTRIAPHQLTLLGAVIAIAGLVTISGLAVGSSLHPLGIFFALIAAVGNATYFATGATTEHGIPPLPFVGIGLGVASVFLIAASAVGVLPFTTSTAPVILAGAEVPLWVPIAGMALISTVISYVLGVAASRRLGATVASFTGYSEPLFAIAWSIMLLGIAPTTTEWIGAALIIGGVAAVKAGEVVRTRSLPKL
- a CDS encoding phosphatase PAP2 family protein; this translates as MNNTARETQGVRLTQSSSARSGQVALRALYVVLCLACLAAVFALQHFAIHTARGQSFDQNIMTALSEQTGTVASYLRRGLNTTVPVAVGVLVIVALIALFQRKMRTLTQVIVVFAGANLTAQLLKHVLIDRPTLVEHLGVYGNSFPSGHVTIAAAAAGVLFFSTSHRNVAGVLTALAGIWAVLIGIATVVSAWHRPSDVLGGFLIVAAWVFAAQALWGPAKSA
- a CDS encoding chorismate mutase — protein: MPEIDPQAELERLRSSIDNIDASLMYMLAERFRCTQQVGELKAKHQMPPADLAREARQTARLKELAADAHLDPVFAEKWFNFVVAEVIHHHTRIAEQGVPEA
- a CDS encoding adenylosuccinate synthase, whose amino-acid sequence is MPAVLITGAQWGDEGKGRATDLLGSRVDYVVKFNGGNNAGHTVVVGDEKYALHLLPSGILTPGVVPVIANGVVVDIEVLKGELDALSSRGVDVSRLKVSANAHVITQYHRTLDKVTERFLGKRQIGTTGRGIGPAYADKINRVGIRIQDIFDEGILRQKVEAALAQKNQMLVKMYNRRAIEADEVVEELLSYRELLEPMVCDTGLLLHNALEDDKTILFEAGQATMLDIDHGTYPFVTSSNATAGGASTGSGLPPHAITRIISVVKAYATRVGSGPFPTELFDESGDYLRNQGFEFGTTTGRPRRCGWYDAPIARYSARINGVTDFVLTKLDVLSGLKKIPVCVAYDVNGVRHDEMPVNQTDFHHAKPIYEEFDGWDEDISDCREFADLPENAQAYIRALEAMSGARISAVGVGPEREQVVELHDLLG